In Porites lutea chromosome 1, jaPorLute2.1, whole genome shotgun sequence, a single genomic region encodes these proteins:
- the LOC140933148 gene encoding uncharacterized protein: MAVDPLSQLTSRDVSVYGEYRDSKLVKSYCTGYTGLEQNCSSCQEGDTGVDNVGHIPEEDMSIGSSTDDSVATASAVFRHLDNLIRRRIDGEIEQLKSSVHQILSDQQQEFAQAFGLQDDHSSSEASTSHVVPGGNFYDDSSSDVMEDSSDYDTAVMRQYDYTETLCSNCKSDLRNTNTIPQEEIREDEEKIVMNYLLRLMTASSAMGNTLKRKEYRT, translated from the exons ATGGCGGTTGATCCACTGAGTCAATTGACGTCCCGCGATGTATCAGTTTATGGTGAATACCGCGATTCTAAACTAGTAAAAAGTTACTGTACAGGATATACAGGGCTAGAGCAAAACTG CAGCAGTTGCCAGGAAGGAGATACTGGAGTGGATAATGTGGGACATATTCCAGAGGAAGACATGTCGATAGGGAGCTCAACAGATGATTCTGTTGCTACGGCTTCAGCAGTCTTCCGGCATCTTG ATAATCTGATACGCCGAAGAATAGATGGGGAAATTGAACAGCTGAAAAGCAGCGTTCACCAAATTCTGTCCGACCAACAACAAGAATTTGCTCAAGCGTTTGGGCTTCAAGATGATCATTCTTCCTCGGAG GCGTCTACATCCCATGTTGTTCCCGGGGGTAACTTCTATGATGACTCAAGTTCAG ACGTAATGGAAGATAGCTCAGATTATGACACGGCAGTGATGAGACA GTATGACTACACTGAAACGCTCTGTTCAAACTGCAAGTCAGACTTAAGAAACACAAACACAATCCCACAAGAAGAAATCAGAGAAGACGAAGAGAAGATAGTTATGAATTACCTATTACGTTTGATGACGGCGTCTTCTGCGATGGGCAATACCTTGAAGCGAAAAGAATATAGAACTTGA